ATCTTCATATTTTAATTTGGCACAAAGCTGTAAAATCAAGTATAAGATTCAATACATTTTAATCTTTTGAAGGGACTAAATGTTATCTTTAGAGTAAAATTATGATTGATTCTATGAAGGTAAGTATTGGTCAAtaatcagtgttctccccaggaatTTTGGATAGCACCAGGGTGACGCGTGACGAActgaatttttcaatattttgtgtcGCGTTGCGTCgtgtatttttttcttgtaaGTTATTGTGTTTACTGTGGTACTGTGTTATGTAGTGAGTTTACTGTGGTACTGTGTTATGTAGACTTTGGGTCAGAAAACTTTGGTTTAAAAAAGAAGTAAATCAATAAACAGTTTGTATACTTTAATATCTTTTAAGAATAAATAAACATAAGTAGACACAAGATATGATATTATAAATACCAGCACTAAACAAAGCTACCATATATTATTCACATTTAATATCATTTGAAAGAAAGCACTAGTAGTCTTtaaacaaaagtcacttttgaaTAACTGCACTAAAGTcataaaagttatttaaattttaagtaAATAACACATgattatacacaaaatataatatttacatttcattttacAAAGCACTAAGAGTCATCAAATGTCACAAAATTCACTACTCAGTAGTAAGCTTTCTGTTCTTTGCCTTGCCAAACAGCTTAACACATTCTGGGAAGTTGAAGTCTTGCACAGCTGGTCCTTCTATGGAGATGGTCATGAGTGGGTTTAGAATTTTCTGGCACAGGCGGTTCCTAAGGAATGTCTTCAGTCTGTTGAGGGTGCTGAAAGATCTTTCGCAGTCTGCTGTAGAAACTGGTATTACTAGGAGGATCTGAGCATACTGTGCAAGTGTTGGGTAACAGTCTTTCAAGGTTGCAATCTTTCTGATGGCTTCTGAATAGTTGATGTCTTTCATGTCTCTGGCCATCATGTGTCTGAGTGATGTGAACTCTTCTGATGCTGTCTGGTAGTCACCAACACTGGTAAAGTGGCTTGCTAGAgtctaaaagagaaaaaaattggtaagtaaagataaagtaacaatattatataaatcaatgtcaataaaattatttttctttttttttatcactgaTAAAACTAATGATTTCACTGTTGACTGAACTTCTGTTTTTTCCTTATCTTGTATTCAACTGGCATAATTAGCAATGTccagaattgttttacattaaaattaaatgatttattttattttttaataaatttaattcaatttcttttttctatTGCATTTTTTGAAGAAAAGATAAATACCTGTAATTTCTTGAAGTGGATATACTCATTAGTTGCTGGGTCTTCTTTACAGATGAGGTCAGGATCAAATACACTGAAGGCATCTAGAAGAGCTGTATCAGGGAATCTATTGTGGAGGTTCTCTATGACATTGTTGATGTACTGCTGATAAGtctgcaaaataaataatgatattagtttatgaaaatataagcagaaaaaaagaagaaaattataaactaaataataaagaaaactatattgaaatgaaattgaaattaaaacagtTTATTTACTATAGTTGCTTTGGTATTTATTTCACTATAATATCTTCAAATTAACAATGATGATCCCATTCTATTGTACaagtatatgaaaaaaataccttGTCCTTAAACTTGTCGACTACTGTGCTGTCTTCTTTAACCCCATACTCTGCAAGCTGCTGAAACAGGTCTGGTAGATTGGTCATGTGTTCCCCATGCTGATTGAGTAGGTGTTGTAGTGACATCTGGGTTGCTGATACCATGGAGTCTATCAGTGAGAGGTCTACAGTGGTCTTCTGGAAGATCTTACTGAGTCTATTAAGGTGTGGAAGTATGTCAGACAACATGGATATGGTACAGATGAACAGTGGGTTCTTCACAAACAAGGCGAGGCCTGCAGCTGTTGCGTCACACCTCTCTGATGCTTCTCTTTCAAGACTGAGTATAAGGGCTGGTAAACATCTACGGATTGCTGTCACTGCACTCTCGTGGGATAACCATCTGGTGTCAGCTACTTCTTTCAGCTTAATGCTGGGGGTACCAAGTATTAACTGAAATTAAAAGAGACAGTTTAACATTTTGCATGAATATGAATGTTTTTTTAGATACATAAAATAAACATCATAATATTTCTTCTAGtctatgaaaaatgaaataattattaaaatgtaaaaaaagttattatgaattgataaaagtaaaaaaaacaaccaaacaaatcATTTGAATTGAAATCAAAATATGTAAGTAATAATATACCTCTATTTCTTTCAACCCACTCATTCTAACTGCAGAGTTCTGGTAGTAATAGAAAAGCTGCCTGAGTATGTCTTTAAACTTCTGAAGGTAAGGTATGTTGTCAGATGCTTGGGCTGCTGCAAGGGCCAATCTATGGGCGATACAATGTACGTTGACCATCTCTGGGTTCTGTGACTTCAACTGTGTAGCTAcctgataaaataaaacaaaaaataaataacagtataAAAACTTAGGAATTGATGGGCCATATAGTTATTACATTtgatttcttttgaaaataattttttttctctatgctcattgttgaaggatagttgtctcattggcaattataccacatcttctttttttttatcatctgttaATCATAAATAGTAAATACTTATAATAAACTTACCCCAGTCTTTCTTCCCACCATGACAGAAGCACCATCAGAGCCAAAACCCATCATCTTCTGGATTGGTAGTTGCCTGTCAGTCATGAGTGTCTTGATTGCTGGAACAATAGTGTCAGCTTTTCCGTCTGGTAGATCTACTAGTGTGAGGAAAGAGGTTTTaacctgaaatataaataaagatattacttGCATGTTATATTATACATAAATGTTAAAATCAGTTTCTTTTCTACCCTGTAATGGTTGgctcattgttaatcataccacatcttcttatcttagactaaaatctaaattatatgttaaaatactaATATATTCTTGTGTAAGTTAAACATTGGgaaatattacatattttaaattaatatatatttctaataacTACTTACTTGGTAGTCATGTGTTAGGTATCTGGCCATAACTGTCATCTGCTTAACTACTGCTACATCTGTGGTCTCGTCAATCAATAAGGAGAAGTATGGACTGTTGTGTATAGTCTGGAGTATGCTAGTCTGAATCTGGTCGTTGATAGTAAGTAGCATGTCCTGCATGGTCCTCTGACTGGTGTAGTTGACATTCTGTCCTTTCTTGAGAAGATTCAAGTAGTCACAACCAAGTGTCTTTGCTAACTCCAGTAGGGATGGGTAGTGAGTTGTGTGAGCTATTTCTTCTTTGGCTAGCCAGTACATACATCTAAAGGCACCAATCAATGCAGTAGTTTCCATTGAAGTATGGGTGTCCAGTGCTGCTTGAATACCATGGCCCTGGGATGCTACAATGGAGGCAGCTTCTAAGTCTGTAGCTTGCTGGTGATTCTTTGATTTGCTGTGAGATGTTACACTGTCTTTGACTAAGTAGGTGCAAGGATGGGTTACCCAGGTTCCACTGCCATTCTTAGGTCTCATGTTGAACTTGATACAGAACTTGCATAGCATAcctgaaatttaaaatatataattcattaaagaagaaacaaaattatttcagtgaaatatcaatattttatataaaaatatttatctaaatatTGCTTTAAAAAGTCTCAATTACACTATAAGAAACTATTATTTCATTACACAATATTCATCTGAAAAgattatatatcttttataaaatttgctatatttttatataaaaggaATCTAGTGATAAGGAGATATAAAATTAACAAGGAGgctaaaaatattcaaatacgtTTCCTTAAccttttatcattttgatataaatatagatttcAAATTCATGTTAATAATAACCTTTCTTGTCTTGTGTGATAATCAACCATGGGTTTGTCTTCTGCCATTCTGAATCTATACCAGATTGTCTTGTTTTTGAGTTTGGAGAAGGGCATGGGTTAGTAGTAATTGTAATACTGTCGGGTTTCCCCAACCAACGGGTGAGACTATTGTCAATCTTCTGACGTTTTGCGTTTGGCCCGGACATCGTGATTTATGATTTCCTTCTTTCGAAATCGTATATTTATGACAAGGATAGCTTGTACCACGTGCTtcttaaaaattaagaaatttataATTGCCAATAATCAGTAATAAGCCAACAATTTAATTAGTACAAAAATGTTCCAGCGTGTGTACAACTATCGGCATTGTTTGTGTACAAAGTGTTTGCCGACTTGTCACAGGTCAGCGCTTGGGTGGTGAGCGAAACCATAAAATAGTTATCTGTGATCTTAAAGTTATGATCTcttaattaaaacacaaaagaatcaTGTTACAAGTGTTAATTACATCGTTTGAATCCAATCAACAAGGTTAACTTCATAAGGTAAGTCGATCACGTGGTGTAAACAATCTTTACAACTGAAGTAGAACCGGTTTGAACTGGATTGAACTGGTCAAATTTCACCTCAAATTTAATACCGCACGGAAAAGATTTGACAAGTCGTTTAAAACTTTACCGATTTAcgattttttcattgaaaattttAGCACCGCGGagaaaaattatacatcgcggTAAAAACGATACCACCGCGGGAAAAAATTATACATCTCGGGCCCGCGGTCCTTTAatggcctggggagaacactggtcAATAATTGTGCAATTACCCATTCATCTATTGCATGGCAAACTTCTTAAATTATATTTAGTAACATGTTTGACAACTCTTAGTATTGCATTTTAGGGTGCTTTTTCAATCTCAATATATAAATTACACAAAGAATTTTCACTGAAAGTAAATtgcttattttttcatatatgtGATTACTTTCTAAGACTACTGACTGCTGTGAGCTATTGACCTGTCATTTTATAGTTCTTAGAATTTTTAATGAACTGTATGAATTGGCTATTGAGAAACAGTCATTTGCTCTATTGTTTACACTCTAAAATGTTTACATACAATCCACTTTAAAAAAATTggattattatacatgtatttcatagtTGTAAAATTGAAATTGCTGTTTCAGATGAAGGACTTTTCAAAAGtagttttacatttttaactCGTCAAGAATTATAATTTTAGTAATGGTTaatattttatactgttttataaGTAACCAATACGATACATGAAGAATTTTAAAACCAATGCATTTATACCTTTAAACTTTATATGATTAGTTAGTatgtcaattttataaaaaaaaaattttatagTGGTCCATTTGTAAACATACCTTTTTACACTTTTCCAGATAATACCTGGCATTGCTTTTATAGTCTTCTCCCATTGAAAAGTTTGCCCATCCAATAAGATACCATACTTGTGGTACTTCATCATTTTCATCTAACAAGCCTTCAGCTACATCTATTGCAGTCtaaaatatcaaatgatattATTTATTTAGAAGAATCaaacattatacaaaatagtcATAAACTTCCAATAATGAAAAGTAAATAAATGGTAAAGAAGAATTAATTTTTCGAAGAAGTGTTACAAAAATCTcaacaatcaaaacaaaaacttacTTCATATTCGTCAACTTCTATCAGTATTTTGGTGGTTGAAATTCTGGTATCATATCCTAAAGGGACTGCCTGTAAAACATCAATGGATAATAAATATCTAcaagttttaaataaaatgttttaacaatgtgTCAGAGGATGCAATTTTATTGTTAAAGATTTCAAATCTAATTTGATAATTATTATCTTATATCCTACATACTTTCAATCCTTTAAAGTTGATATAATTGAAGATTTTAACTAAATTACCATTTACATAAATTGGAAGGCATATATAACATGACATAGATTAGCCACCAAGTTACGACAATATCTCACAGTAGCCGATTTAATATATTTGAGTAAGAACACTTTTGTATTGAAAGAATCAATTCACCttcaaaaatttgattttgttaaatcAATTACATTTGTTACAAGGATCAAGCAGTTAAACTGAGACATAACCTTAAAATAGATTGTTAAAATCTTACTTCTACAGGGTCAGTACTTTCTTGATCAGTCACTTCACCTTTATCTAATGCTTTAAACTTTGGTAACCATAATGATACACTCTTTTTCATAACATCTTTTgcattctacaaaaaaaaatcatattacaatCCATTTTATTATCTTCTAAA
This sequence is a window from Mytilus edulis chromosome 1, xbMytEdul2.2, whole genome shotgun sequence. Protein-coding genes within it:
- the LOC139494497 gene encoding zinc finger protein 862-like isoform X1, which encodes MSGPNAKRQKIDNSLTRWLGKPDSITITTNPCPSPNSKTRQSGIDSEWQKTNPWLIITQDKKGMLCKFCIKFNMRPKNGSGTWVTHPCTYLVKDSVTSHSKSKNHQQATDLEAASIVASQGHGIQAALDTHTSMETTALIGAFRCMYWLAKEEIAHTTHYPSLLELAKTLGCDYLNLLKKGQNVNYTSQRTMQDMLLTINDQIQTSILQTIHNSPYFSLLIDETTDVAVVKQMTVMARYLTHDYQVKTSFLTLVDLPDGKADTIVPAIKTLMTDRQLPIQKMMGFGSDGASVMVGRKTGVATQLKSQNPEMVNVHCIAHRLALAAAQASDNIPYLQKFKDILRQLFYYYQNSAVRMSGLKEIELILGTPSIKLKEVADTRWLSHESAVTAIRRCLPALILSLEREASERCDATAAGLALFVKNPLFICTISMLSDILPHLNRLSKIFQKTTVDLSLIDSMVSATQMSLQHLLNQHGEHMTNLPDLFQQLAEYGVKEDSTVVDKFKDKTYQQYINNVIENLHNRFPDTALLDAFSVFDPDLICKEDPATNEYIHFKKLQTLASHFTSVGDYQTASEEFTSLRHMMARDMKDINYSEAIRKIATLKDCYPTLAQYAQILLVIPVSTADCERSFSTLNRLKTFLRNRLCQKILNPLMTISIEGPAVQDFNFPECVKLFGKAKNRKLTTE
- the LOC139494497 gene encoding zinc finger protein 862-like isoform X2, producing the protein MKLTLLIGFKRCMLCKFCIKFNMRPKNGSGTWVTHPCTYLVKDSVTSHSKSKNHQQATDLEAASIVASQGHGIQAALDTHTSMETTALIGAFRCMYWLAKEEIAHTTHYPSLLELAKTLGCDYLNLLKKGQNVNYTSQRTMQDMLLTINDQIQTSILQTIHNSPYFSLLIDETTDVAVVKQMTVMARYLTHDYQVKTSFLTLVDLPDGKADTIVPAIKTLMTDRQLPIQKMMGFGSDGASVMVGRKTGVATQLKSQNPEMVNVHCIAHRLALAAAQASDNIPYLQKFKDILRQLFYYYQNSAVRMSGLKEIELILGTPSIKLKEVADTRWLSHESAVTAIRRCLPALILSLEREASERCDATAAGLALFVKNPLFICTISMLSDILPHLNRLSKIFQKTTVDLSLIDSMVSATQMSLQHLLNQHGEHMTNLPDLFQQLAEYGVKEDSTVVDKFKDKTYQQYINNVIENLHNRFPDTALLDAFSVFDPDLICKEDPATNEYIHFKKLQTLASHFTSVGDYQTASEEFTSLRHMMARDMKDINYSEAIRKIATLKDCYPTLAQYAQILLVIPVSTADCERSFSTLNRLKTFLRNRLCQKILNPLMTISIEGPAVQDFNFPECVKLFGKAKNRKLTTE